One Rosa chinensis cultivar Old Blush chromosome 3, RchiOBHm-V2, whole genome shotgun sequence DNA window includes the following coding sequences:
- the LOC112195179 gene encoding plastidic glucose transporter 4, translated as MQASTYGSIREKLVFGVQVKQQRKVLGSSTGLKNLCMTDKATGFGGLKLTSAAMGANLGRLDGISMTSLKPRSVKAHAASDADGDVENLVPPKPQVKSSGIVLPFVGVACLGAILFGYHLGVVNGALEYLSKDLGITENVALKGWVVSTLLAGATVGSFTGGTLADKFGRTRTFQLDAIPLTIGAFLCATAQSVEQMIVGRLLAGIGIGISSAIVPLYISEISPTEIRGALGSVNQLFICLGILGALVAGLPLSANPLWWRTMFGIAIVPSVLLALGMAVSPESPRWLLQQGKTSQAEKVIKTLYGKERVTEVMHDLTSTSHGSAEPEAGWFDLFSSRYWKVVSVGAALFLFQQLAGINAVVYYSTSVFRSAGITSDVAASALVGAANVFGTAVASSLMDRQGRKSLLLISFGGMAASMLLLALSFTWSVLAPYSGTLAVAGTVLYVLSFSLGAGPVPALLLPEIFASRIRAKAVSLSLGMHWISNFVIGLYFLSFVTKFGISSVYLGFSAVCLLAVLYIAGNVVETKGRSLEDIERALSVPT; from the exons ATGCAAGCGTCAACTTATGGTTCGATCAGAGAGAAGTTGGTTTTCGGGGTCCAAGTCAAACAGCAAAGGAAGGTGTTGGGGTCAAGTACAGGGTTAAAGAATCTGTGTATGACAGATAAGGCCACTGGCTTTGGTGGATTGAAGCTCACTTCTGCGGCTATGGGAGCCAACCTTGGACGTCTTGATGGGATTTCCATGACTTCCTTGAAACCCAGATCAGTCAAGGCTCACGCTGCTTCTG ACGCAGATGGAGATGTTGAGAATCTTGTTCCTCCCAAGCCTCAGGTCAAATCTTCTGGAATAGTGTTGCCATTTGTTGGTGTTGCCTGTCTTGGAGCCATTTTATTTGGTTATCATCTCGG GGTGGTAAATGGTGCTCTTGAGTACCTGTCGAAGGATCTTGGTATTACTGAAAACGTTGCATTAAAAG GGTGGGTGGTTAGCACACTTCTAGCTGGTGCCACAGTTGGATCTTTCACTGGTGGAACATTGGCCGACAAGTTTGGGAGAACTAGAACTTTTCAACTTGATGCAATTCCACTAACGATTGGAGCATTTTTATG TGCCACAGCACAGAGTGTGGAGCAAATGATAGTTGGCCGCTTACTTGCTGGCATTGGAATCGGCATCTCATCGGCTATTGTCCCACTTTACATTTCTGAG ATCTCCCCAACTGAAATTCGGGGCGCACTTGGATCTGTAAACCAGCTTTTTATATGTCTTGGAATCCTTGGAGCACTGGTGGCTGGATTACCTTTATCAGCAAATCCGTTATG gTGGAGGACAATGTTTGGTATTGCAATAGTTCCCTCTGTTCTATTGGCTTTAGGAATGGCTGTTTCACCCGAAAGTCCTAGATGGCTCTTACAG CAAGGAAAAACTTCTCAGGCTGAAAAGGTTATAAAAACATTATACGGAAAAGAGAGAGTAACTGAGGTAATGCATGACTTAACATCAACAAGTCATGGATCTGCTGAACCCGAAGCAGGCTGGTTTGATCTGTTTAGTAGCCGCTATTGGAAAG TTGTTAGTGTTGGTGCGGCACTTTTCTTGTTCCAACAGTTAGCTGGGATAAATGCTGTGGTTTATTATTCCACTTCTGTCTTCCGCAGTGCTGGCATAACATCAGATGTTGCAGCAAGTGCTCTCGTTGGAGCAGCAAATGTCTTTG GCACAGCTGTTGCATCATCACTGATGGACAGACAAGGAAGGAAAAGTCTTCTCCTCATTAGTTTTGGAGGAATG gCTGCTTCAATGTTGCTGCTTGCTTTGTCTTTCACTTGGAGTGTTTTGGCTCCATATTCTGGCACCCTGGCTGTCGCTGGGACTGTTCT CTATGTATTGTCCTTTTCGCTTGGCGCTGGTCCTGTGCCTGCTCTTCTTCTGCCAGAGATATTTGCTTCAAGAATCAGAGCAAAAGCAGTTTCTTTGTCATTGGGCATGCACTGG ATATCAAACTTCGTCATAGGCCTATATTTCTTGAGCTTTGTAACCAAGTTCGGGATCAGCTCAGTGTATCTGGGATTCTCGGCTGTTTGTCTGCTTGCGGTCTTGTACATAGCTGGTAATGTTGTTGAAACTAAAGGGCGATCTTTGGAGGACATAGAGCGTGCCCTTAGCGTTCCAACCTGA